In one Candidatus Effluviviaceae Genus I sp. genomic region, the following are encoded:
- a CDS encoding peptidylprolyl isomerase translates to MRTNLRVAAAVAVLLAAAACGRQHDRDVLARVGGSSLTVGEFYASVPEHLSAVMTLDDQEEALKRWVKTELFYQEGLRRGLGKSEETRRRLRELEREIVAEACIQLIMGDVPDVTEEDARAYFEAHRSEYGLQVRLAHILVRSRQEAELVLRQLSAGTPFGTAAGQFSIDQTARIGGDLGYMGRGDMIYELEEVAFELGVGKVSGVIPSSYGYHIVKVLDRQPGAGQPTFESRRATVLNFLTSQRRRQVFDRWLGELQGRSTVVVDTANLRRAAQSRARGEEPGGILGIGAPQDTAATETQ, encoded by the coding sequence GTGCGGACGAACCTCCGGGTCGCCGCGGCCGTTGCCGTGCTGCTCGCGGCGGCGGCGTGCGGGCGGCAGCACGACCGCGACGTTCTCGCCCGCGTGGGCGGCTCCTCGCTCACGGTCGGCGAGTTCTACGCGTCGGTGCCGGAACACCTCAGCGCCGTCATGACGCTCGACGACCAGGAGGAGGCGCTCAAGCGCTGGGTCAAGACGGAGCTGTTCTACCAGGAGGGACTGCGGCGGGGACTGGGCAAGTCCGAGGAGACGCGGCGTCGCCTTCGCGAGCTGGAGCGCGAGATCGTGGCGGAGGCGTGCATCCAGCTCATCATGGGCGACGTGCCCGATGTCACCGAGGAAGACGCGCGGGCCTACTTTGAGGCGCACCGGTCGGAGTACGGGCTCCAGGTGCGCCTCGCGCACATCCTCGTGCGCAGCCGGCAGGAGGCCGAGCTGGTCCTCCGGCAGCTGAGCGCCGGCACGCCGTTCGGCACGGCCGCCGGCCAGTTCTCCATCGACCAGACGGCGCGCATCGGCGGCGACCTCGGGTACATGGGCCGGGGCGACATGATCTACGAACTGGAGGAGGTCGCCTTCGAGCTCGGCGTGGGCAAGGTGAGCGGCGTCATCCCCTCCAGTTACGGATACCACATCGTCAAGGTCCTCGATCGGCAGCCGGGCGCAGGGCAGCCCACCTTCGAGTCCAGGCGCGCCACGGTCCTGAACTTCCTGACGTCGCAGCGACGGCGGCAGGTGTTCGACCGCTGGCTGGGTGAGCTCCAGGGACGGAGCACCGTCGTCGTGGATACGGCGAACCTCCGGCGCGCGGCGCAGAGCCGCGCACGGGGCGAGGAGCCGGGCGGCATCCTCGGCATCGGGGCACCGCAGGACACGGCGGCGACGGAAACGCAGTAG
- a CDS encoding RNA-binding S4 domain-containing protein — protein sequence MRLDLFLKVSRLVKQRSAARQLCDAGRVEILGRRAKAATEVRPGDEITLSLRDRTLTVRVVEIPSGNVSKERARALCEVIGDRDVSRH from the coding sequence ATGAGGCTGGACCTCTTTCTCAAGGTCTCGCGCCTCGTGAAGCAGCGGAGCGCGGCCAGGCAGCTCTGCGACGCGGGCCGCGTGGAGATCCTGGGGAGGAGGGCGAAGGCGGCGACCGAGGTGCGGCCGGGCGACGAGATCACACTGAGCCTGCGGGACAGGACGCTCACGGTCCGCGTGGTCGAGATCCCGAGCGGCAATGTGAGCAAGGAGAGGGCGCGCGCCCTCTGCGAGGTGATCGGGGACCGCGATGTCTCACGGCACTGA
- a CDS encoding peptidyl-prolyl cis-trans isomerase, which yields MRRFMALALVVVVAAAVVCGCAKSTSDKVVVRITDNEGKIPPRTVTAGYVNERLDKMIVPYIPDIPGDEGRRRIIEDVIRKELLVIQALRLGLDTHEYQAGAREFHSQQKAEMMLRADVIEKPSTLSQKDIEDYYTVREMTFQLLEIATETKEEAEAAYKRVTEGGEDFARVAQEISVLPSGKEGGRMPILEWKNYHPLVRVAIQHLNNGDVSQPVNMGNWQVFKVLSRKDPAYRTPLEGQHLAGVTQEAQAFARGLKEHEVNMAWMAAADVQFDEDVLALASTRTDETVAKQIPDMGKPADVETRMARAAAHVVPELPDEEKGKVLFTYKIGGKKKTVTLGDYQEILKGTEGMETPKGDGPQGIERLLRNRVHAEIIAYEIDKRGYRNTREFKDYLAERAEELMVKLLYEADVINKVSEPTPIEVREYYETHRADYAQPPSADVQHVIVPTEEIANAVRQQLLAGQTTFEKALDLHATSSWLKNNKGIVTDYYQGEQRFPYLQEPTFRLRPGEISEPIAAPGGFAIVKVLKRNPERFLTLEEAGPRAAQSLVGERREARLNQLLDEIRATVTIETIDGNLQYVRDTAEVLKEKKAAAGLAAPSRGGQ from the coding sequence ATGAGGAGGTTCATGGCGCTGGCCCTGGTCGTCGTGGTCGCGGCCGCCGTCGTGTGCGGCTGCGCGAAGAGCACGAGCGACAAGGTCGTGGTGCGGATCACGGACAACGAAGGCAAGATCCCGCCGCGGACGGTCACGGCCGGGTATGTGAACGAACGGCTTGACAAGATGATCGTGCCCTACATCCCGGACATCCCCGGCGACGAGGGCAGGAGGAGGATCATCGAGGACGTCATCCGCAAGGAACTGCTCGTCATCCAGGCGCTCCGCCTCGGGCTCGACACGCACGAGTATCAGGCGGGCGCGCGGGAGTTCCACTCGCAGCAGAAGGCGGAGATGATGCTCCGCGCGGACGTCATCGAGAAGCCGAGCACGCTCAGCCAGAAGGACATCGAGGACTACTACACCGTCCGTGAGATGACGTTCCAGCTCCTGGAGATCGCCACGGAGACCAAAGAGGAGGCGGAGGCGGCGTACAAGCGCGTCACCGAAGGCGGAGAGGACTTCGCCCGCGTGGCCCAGGAGATCTCCGTCCTGCCGAGCGGCAAGGAGGGCGGCAGGATGCCCATCCTGGAGTGGAAGAACTACCACCCGCTGGTCAGGGTCGCCATCCAGCACCTCAACAACGGCGACGTCTCGCAGCCCGTCAACATGGGCAACTGGCAGGTCTTCAAGGTCCTCTCGCGCAAGGACCCGGCGTACCGGACCCCGCTCGAGGGGCAGCATCTCGCCGGTGTCACGCAGGAGGCGCAGGCGTTCGCCAGGGGACTCAAGGAGCACGAGGTCAACATGGCCTGGATGGCGGCCGCGGACGTCCAGTTCGACGAGGACGTCCTGGCGCTCGCCTCCACGCGAACGGACGAGACGGTGGCGAAGCAGATCCCCGACATGGGGAAGCCCGCCGACGTCGAGACCAGAATGGCGCGCGCGGCCGCCCACGTCGTCCCCGAGCTCCCGGACGAGGAGAAGGGCAAGGTCCTGTTCACCTACAAGATCGGCGGCAAGAAGAAGACCGTGACCCTCGGCGACTATCAGGAGATCCTCAAGGGCACGGAGGGCATGGAGACCCCGAAGGGCGACGGCCCCCAGGGCATCGAGCGCCTCCTTCGCAACAGGGTCCACGCCGAGATCATCGCGTACGAGATCGACAAGCGGGGCTACCGGAACACCCGTGAGTTCAAGGACTACCTCGCCGAGCGGGCCGAGGAGCTCATGGTGAAGCTGCTGTACGAGGCGGACGTCATCAACAAGGTGAGCGAGCCGACGCCCATCGAGGTTCGCGAGTACTACGAGACCCATCGCGCGGACTACGCGCAGCCCCCCAGCGCGGACGTGCAGCACGTCATCGTCCCGACCGAGGAGATCGCGAACGCGGTCAGGCAGCAGCTCCTGGCGGGCCAGACCACATTCGAGAAGGCCCTTGATCTGCACGCGACGAGCAGCTGGCTGAAGAACAACAAGGGCATCGTGACCGACTACTACCAGGGCGAGCAGAGGTTCCCGTACCTCCAGGAGCCGACGTTCAGACTGAGGCCCGGCGAGATCAGCGAGCCGATCGCCGCGCCCGGCGGGTTCGCGATCGTGAAGGTGCTCAAGCGGAACCCCGAGCGGTTCCTCACGCTGGAAGAGGCCGGCCCGAGGGCGGCGCAGAGCCTCGTCGGGGAGCGGCGGGAGGCGCGGCTGAACCAGCTTCTGGACGAGATCAGGGCGACGGTCACGATCGAGACCATCGACGGGAACCTGCAGTACGTGCGCGACACGGCGGAGGTTCTCAAGGAGAAGAAGGCGGCGGCCGGCCTTGCCGCTCCGAGCCGAGGCGGGCAGTAG
- a CDS encoding peptidylprolyl isomerase — MAALLAGVAALVWAGVARAERELVDGIAAVVGDRVILESEVDQEMYLYQVRAGAETPPEQAQAVRMQLLHEMVDELLLVARAMRDTIVVEGWELDEEIERRLADVKARQGSEAAFQAALAREGMTETELKRLYRADVERRLLGQKVIDLEVRPKAEVTWAEVAAYYEEHASEVGAVPEHYEIAGILILPEVSESARRAATKRLDEALERLGRGESFESLARIYSDDPSAANGGNLGTFGPGMMVPEFEEAAFALGEGETSGIVETRFGLHLIQAVAKSGDTMRARHILARLAPGPDDDARAAALAESLRQRAVVGEDFAELARRYSDDARTAQAGGVLGRFAPDDLVPEFRAAVESLEPGGVSAVLRGDGGYYVLTLLRHEAARTATLDEIRPRLRQFLVDRRMEEEYQKLIDRLSREIYVSIRDAADPSP, encoded by the coding sequence ATGGCCGCCTTGCTGGCCGGCGTCGCCGCCCTTGTCTGGGCGGGCGTGGCGCGCGCGGAGCGCGAGCTCGTTGACGGCATCGCGGCCGTCGTCGGTGACCGCGTCATCCTCGAGAGCGAGGTTGACCAGGAGATGTACCTGTACCAGGTCCGAGCCGGCGCCGAGACCCCGCCCGAGCAGGCGCAGGCGGTCCGCATGCAACTGCTCCACGAGATGGTTGATGAGCTGCTGCTCGTCGCGAGAGCCATGCGGGACACGATCGTGGTCGAGGGGTGGGAGCTGGACGAGGAGATCGAGCGGCGGCTCGCGGACGTCAAGGCGAGGCAGGGCTCCGAGGCGGCGTTCCAGGCCGCCCTCGCGCGGGAGGGCATGACCGAGACCGAGCTCAAGCGGCTCTACCGCGCCGACGTCGAGCGGCGGCTCCTGGGCCAGAAGGTGATCGACCTGGAGGTCAGGCCGAAGGCCGAGGTCACGTGGGCGGAGGTGGCCGCGTACTACGAGGAGCACGCCTCCGAGGTGGGCGCGGTTCCGGAGCACTACGAGATCGCCGGGATCCTGATCCTGCCCGAGGTGAGCGAGAGCGCGAGACGGGCGGCGACCAAGCGGCTCGACGAGGCGCTCGAGCGTCTCGGCCGCGGCGAGTCCTTCGAGAGCCTGGCGAGGATCTACTCGGACGACCCCAGCGCCGCGAACGGCGGGAACCTCGGGACATTCGGTCCGGGCATGATGGTCCCCGAGTTCGAGGAGGCCGCGTTCGCGCTCGGCGAAGGCGAGACGAGCGGGATCGTCGAGACGCGCTTCGGCCTGCACCTCATCCAGGCCGTCGCCAAGAGCGGCGACACGATGCGCGCGCGACACATCCTCGCGCGACTCGCGCCCGGCCCCGACGACGACGCGCGGGCGGCGGCGCTCGCGGAGAGCCTGCGGCAGCGCGCGGTCGTCGGCGAGGACTTCGCCGAGCTCGCGAGGCGCTACTCCGACGACGCGCGCACGGCGCAGGCCGGGGGCGTGCTCGGCCGGTTCGCCCCGGACGATCTCGTGCCGGAGTTCCGCGCGGCCGTCGAGTCCCTTGAGCCCGGAGGCGTGAGCGCCGTCCTCAGGGGCGACGGAGGCTACTACGTTCTGACGCTCCTCCGCCACGAGGCGGCTCGCACGGCCACGCTGGACGAGATCCGGCCGCGGCTCCGGCAGTTCCTCGTGGACCGGCGCATGGAGGAGGAGTACCAGAAGCTGATCGACCGGCTCTCCCGGGAGATCTACGTGAGCATCCGGGACGCGGCGGACCCCTCGCCATGA